In a single window of the Immundisolibacter sp. genome:
- the nusG gene encoding transcription termination/antitermination protein NusG — protein sequence MAMRWFVVHAYSGYEKTVQRTLKERVARAGLEGKFGDILVPTEEVVEMKDGQKRSSERKFFPGYVLVQMEMDEETWHLVRSVPRVLGFIGGSGDKPAPITEREAEEILDRVREGQDKPKPKVLFEVGEMVRVADGPFNDFNGVVEQVNYEKSRLNVSVMIFGRSTPVELDFSQVEKA from the coding sequence GTGGCGATGCGATGGTTCGTGGTGCACGCCTACTCGGGGTACGAGAAAACCGTGCAGCGCACGCTCAAGGAACGGGTAGCCCGGGCCGGCCTGGAAGGGAAGTTCGGCGACATCCTGGTGCCGACGGAAGAAGTCGTCGAGATGAAGGATGGCCAGAAGCGCTCCAGTGAGCGCAAGTTCTTTCCCGGCTACGTGCTGGTGCAGATGGAGATGGACGAGGAGACCTGGCACTTGGTGCGTAGTGTGCCGCGGGTGTTGGGTTTCATTGGTGGCAGCGGTGACAAGCCGGCGCCCATTACCGAGCGCGAGGCAGAAGAAATTCTGGACCGTGTGCGGGAGGGGCAGGACAAGCCGAAGCCGAAAGTACTCTTTGAAGTGGGCGAGATGGTGCGAGTCGCCGACGGCCCCTTCAACGATTTCAATGGCGTGGTGGAGCAGGTCAACTATGAAAAGAGCCGGCTCAATGTGTCAGTAATGATTTTTGGCCGGTCCACGCCGGTCGAACTGGATTTCTCCCAGGTAGAGAAAGCCTAG